A stretch of Helicobacter pylori DNA encodes these proteins:
- the pssA gene encoding CDP-diacylglycerol--serine O-phosphatidyltransferase — translation MPINPLYLFPNLFTASSIFLGMMSIFYASSYQFVMACWLVVASLILDGLDGRVARLTNTTSKFGIEFDSLADVVAFGVAPSLITYFYVGYNFGRIGMAVSALFVIFGAIRLARFNISTNTSDPYSFIGIPIPAAAVLVVLCVLLDNKYHFLEGNTEKLFLSFIVLLGVLMVSNIRYPNFKKVKWNLKLFILVLIFLSLVFVRPLEALSVFMGLYLIYGIIRWLFLMVKIIFNKNKSA, via the coding sequence ATGCCTATTAACCCTCTCTATCTTTTCCCTAATCTTTTCACCGCTAGCAGTATTTTTTTAGGCATGATGAGTATTTTTTACGCTTCCAGTTATCAATTTGTCATGGCGTGTTGGTTAGTGGTAGCGAGCCTTATTTTAGACGGGCTTGATGGGCGTGTCGCAAGGCTTACCAACACCACTAGCAAGTTTGGTATTGAATTTGACTCTCTGGCTGATGTGGTCGCTTTTGGAGTGGCCCCAAGCTTAATCACTTACTTTTATGTGGGGTATAACTTTGGGCGCATAGGCATGGCGGTGAGCGCGTTGTTTGTGATTTTTGGAGCGATACGATTAGCGCGATTCAATATCAGCACCAACACAAGCGACCCCTATTCTTTCATCGGTATCCCCATTCCTGCGGCGGCGGTATTGGTGGTGCTTTGTGTGTTATTGGATAACAAATACCATTTCTTAGAAGGCAATACCGAAAAGTTATTTTTAAGCTTTATTGTCTTGTTGGGGGTGCTTATGGTGAGCAATATCCGCTACCCTAATTTTAAAAAAGTCAAATGGAATCTCAAGCTTTTCATCTTAGTGTTGATTTTTTTATCGTTAGTGTTTGTGCGCCCTTTAGAAGCTTTAAGCGTGTTTATGGGGCTGTATTTGATTTATGGCATCATTCGGTGGCTCTTTTTAATGGTAAAAATTATTTTTAATAAAAATAAAAGCGCATGA
- the copA gene encoding copper-translocating P-type ATPase CopA, with amino-acid sequence MKESFYIEGMTCTACSSGIERSLGRKSFVKKIEVSLLNKSANIEFNENETNLDEIFKLIEKLGYSPKKTLAEEKKEFFSPNVKLALAVIFTLFVVYLSMGAMLSPSLLPESLLTINNHSNFLNACLQLIGALIVMHWGRDFYIQGFKALWHRQPNMSSLIAIGTSAALISSLWQLYFVYTSQWSYGHYYFESVCVILMFVMVGKRIENVSKDKALDAMQALMKNAPKTALKMQNNQQIEVLVDSIVVGDILKVLPGSAIAVDGEIIEGEGELDESMLSGEALPVYKKVGDKVFSGTLNSHTSFLMKATQNNKNSTLSQIVEMIHNAQSSKAEISRLADKVSSVFVPSVIAIAVLAFVVWLIIAPKPDFWWNFGIALEVFVSVLVISCPCALGLATPMSILVANQKASSLGLFFKDAKSLEKARLVNTIVFDKTGTLTNGKPVVKSVHSNIELLELLSLAGSIEKSSEHVIAKGIVEYAKEHNAPLKEMSGVKVKTGFGISAKTDYQGTKEIIKVGNGEFFNPINALEIKENGILVFVGRMINEKEDELLGAFVLEDLPKKGVKEHIAQIKKLGINTFLLSGDNRENVQKCTLELGIDGYISNAKPQDKLNKIKELKEKGQIVMMVGDGLNDAPSLAMSDVAVVMAKGSDVSVQAADIVSFNNDIKSVYSAIKLSQATIKNIKENLFWAFCYNSVFIPLACGVLYKANIMLSPAIAGLAMSLSSVSVVLNSQRLRNFKIKDH; translated from the coding sequence ATGAAAGAATCTTTTTACATAGAGGGAATGACTTGCACGGCATGTTCTAGCGGGATTGAACGCTCTTTAGGGCGTAAGAGTTTTGTAAAAAAAATAGAAGTGAGCCTTTTAAATAAGAGCGCTAACATTGAATTTAACGAAAACGAAACCAATTTAGACGAGATTTTTAAACTCATTGAAAAGCTAGGCTATAGCCCTAAAAAAACTCTAGCAGAAGAAAAAAAAGAATTTTTTAGCCCTAATGTTAAATTAGCGTTGGCGGTTATTTTCACGCTTTTTGTGGTGTATCTTTCTATGGGGGCGATGCTTAGTCCTAGCCTTTTACCTGAAAGCTTGCTTACGATTAACAACCATAGTAATTTTTTAAACGCTTGCTTACAGCTTATAGGCGCGCTCATTGTCATGCATTGGGGGAGGGATTTTTACATTCAAGGGTTTAAAGCCTTATGGCACAGACAGCCTAACATGAGTAGCCTTATCGCCATAGGCACAAGCGCTGCTTTAATTTCAAGCCTGTGGCAATTGTATTTCGTTTATACAAGCCAGTGGTCTTATGGGCATTATTATTTTGAAAGCGTGTGCGTGATTTTAATGTTTGTGATGGTGGGCAAACGCATTGAAAATGTTTCTAAAGACAAAGCCTTAGATGCCATGCAAGCTTTGATGAAAAACGCCCCAAAAACCGCCCTTAAAATGCAAAATAACCAACAGATTGAAGTTTTAGTGGATAGCATTGTGGTGGGGGATATTCTAAAAGTCCTCCCTGGAAGCGCGATTGCGGTGGATGGCGAAATCATAGAAGGCGAAGGGGAATTAGATGAGAGCATGTTAAGCGGTGAAGCGTTGCCCGTTTATAAAAAAGTCGGCGATAAAGTCTTTTCAGGGACGCTCAATAGCCACACGAGTTTTTTAATGAAAGCCACGCAAAATAACAAAAACAGCACCTTGTCTCAAATTGTAGAAATGATCCATAACGCTCAAAGCTCAAAGGCAGAGATTTCTCGCTTAGCGGATAAGGTTTCAAGCGTGTTTGTGCCAAGCGTGATCGCTATCGCTGTTTTAGCGTTTGTGGTGTGGCTCATCATTGCGCCTAAGCCTGATTTTTGGTGGAATTTTGGGATCGCTTTAGAAGTGTTTGTATCGGTTTTAGTGATTTCTTGCCCTTGCGCTTTAGGGCTGGCTACACCTATGAGTATTTTAGTAGCGAACCAGAAAGCGAGTTCTTTAGGCTTATTTTTTAAAGACGCTAAAAGTTTAGAAAAAGCAAGGCTAGTCAATACGATCGTTTTTGATAAAACCGGCACGCTCACTAACGGAAAACCTGTCGTTAAAAGCGTTCATTCTAACATAGAATTATTAGAGTTATTGAGTTTGGCGGGCAGTATTGAAAAGAGCAGCGAGCATGTCATTGCTAAAGGGATTGTAGAATACGCCAAAGAGCATAACGCTCCCTTAAAAGAAATGAGCGGAGTTAAAGTGAAAACGGGTTTTGGCATCAGCGCTAAAACAGATTATCAAGGCACTAAAGAGATCATTAAAGTAGGCAATGGCGAGTTTTTTAACCCTATTAACGCACTAGAAATTAAAGAAAACGGGATTTTAGTGTTTGTGGGTAGAATGATTAATGAAAAAGAAGACGAGCTTTTAGGGGCGTTTGTTTTAGAAGATTTGCCCAAAAAAGGCGTGAAAGAGCATATCGCTCAAATCAAAAAATTAGGCATTAACACTTTTCTTTTAAGCGGGGACAATAGAGAGAATGTCCAAAAATGCACACTTGAATTAGGGATTGATGGTTATATCAGCAACGCCAAACCACAAGACAAGCTCAATAAGATCAAAGAGCTTAAGGAAAAAGGGCAGATCGTGATGATGGTAGGCGATGGCTTGAATGACGCCCCTAGCCTTGCTATGAGCGATGTGGCGGTGGTGATGGCTAAAGGGAGCGATGTGAGCGTGCAAGCAGCGGATATTGTGAGCTTTAACAACGACATTAAATCGGTTTATAGCGCGATTAAATTAAGCCAGGCGACCATTAAAAATATCAAAGAAAATTTGTTTTGGGCTTTTTGTTATAATAGCGTGTTTATCCCTTTAGCTTGTGGGGTTCTTTATAAGGCTAATATCATGTTAAGCCCGGCGATTGCGGGTTTAGCGATGAGTTTAAGCTCTGTGAGTGTGGTTTTAAACTCCCAAAGGCTAAGGAATTTTAAAATTAAGGATCATTGA
- the copP gene encoding copper-binding metallochaperone CopP, translated as MKVTFQVPSITCDHCVDKIEKFVGEIEGVSFIDASVEKKSVVVEFDAPATQDLIKEALLDAGQEVV; from the coding sequence ATGAAAGTTACTTTTCAAGTGCCAAGCATTACTTGCGACCATTGCGTGGATAAAATTGAAAAATTTGTGGGCGAAATTGAAGGCGTGAGCTTTATTGATGCGAGCGTGGAAAAAAAGAGCGTGGTTGTAGAGTTTGACGCTCCAGCGACACAGGATTTGATTAAAGAAGCCTTATTAGATGCGGGGCAAGAAGTGGTGTGA